The Anopheles moucheti chromosome 3, idAnoMoucSN_F20_07, whole genome shotgun sequence genome contains the following window.
ACAACAGTGAAACGAATGAGCTCATTGCAATTTTTGGGACAGGTGGCCGCACTGGAAATATACGACAACCCACCAGACCTGGACAACGCCCGAAAGGAGGTGGACAATTTTCCGTCCAACATTTACAGCAAGTACGACAATGTGCAGCACAAAGTGAAAAGCTTTTTTGATGTAAGGGAATTACATTAAGAAATTTGCTTCGTTTGTTAGGCAAATGATCCAACTTTTGTGCATTGCAGGCTGAACCCATTATCGATAACATCCGAGAATCGGACAAGTACGGCAACACGGGCGATCAGTTCTATTTCATCACGAAACCACTGGTGGAAACGACCGCCAAGGTGAACATGTTCATCAACTCGGTGATAGCGGTAAGGGTTGCAAATTATGGCAGCGAGATTGCGTTGCATTGCTTTTAACCAACTGCaaactgttttgctttgtagGCACCGAAGAAGCTGCTGGATGGATTTAAGAAACAGGCCAACGAAAAGCTGAATGACGTTGGTGCCGGGTTGGTTGGACTGAGGCGATAAGAAGAGATGTAGCTAAATTATTATCAAAACCAAGCAAACCTATTTTACAGTAGTAGGGAAATGTATGTAAATATAGTGAAGTCATAAGGTGCCCAATCTCCAAAATAGCTTCTGTAAAGTTTTCCTACATGCGTGATATGCACAATGCCATCGTTTGGATACGAGTTTTAATACGAGTCACCTTCATCAGTTACAGTTTAGCAAGTCCAAAAAATAAACTCGTTGTAATTAtggaataatttgttcaacgAAGCTATTATTTTCCACTGTTGAACAATTGAACAAACTAACACCATTACCTGAAATCGGTCAGAAAAAATTAGGAAAACTGCATCTTATTCCACCTTCAGCGCATCGTTCACGCCTCGCAAATCGAGGCCACGAACAGATGCACTATCCACCCCACTTCTACCTGCAAAGCCGGCGACTGCAAGCGTGcaaatcgtcatcatcatcatcatcaacaccacCGCCGAATGATGATGGAAAACCCAAACATTCATCTACACTCAAACATCCCTTCCATTGGCCATTGTTGATGCGCATACAAAATTCGAGTGTGTTGCGTTTTGCGTTAGATAATCGGACACCGGCTGGCCTTCCAGTGTCTTGGGCACTCGTCATGGAACGCATTGTGCTCGCCTTCTCCACGCCGTTAGCTAATATTTGTCGctattttttctgcttctctAGCCTGCTCTGCCTGCTTTGAAGATTTTGGAAACGATCCGAGGTGGTGGAACAATTTTGGGCTAACGATGCTGAGATACGTTTCGGGGCAGGGCTCGATCGGAGATGCCGAACATGTCAGTACGTACGGTTCGATCGAACTGATCAGGTTTGAGTTGGAGGTTAAAGTCTCTGCGTGGTGTCTGTGGCGTACTCGTTTATGAGGTTTCGGAGTTTTCTAATTGGATCTTTTCTAATCAAAAATACTCGCGGATGTTTGACTTCGTGATGGAGTTTCGTCTGCAAACAAGCGTATTGTTAGTGATATCCATTTTGTCGCTCGTAAATCAGTTCCAATGTTTCCCCCTGCCGGGACATAACACAGGCGAAGTGCAGGCTAAAATTCAAGCTGACCGTGAGCTGCTGAATACAGTGACGTACGTTGGAAACAACAAGGTTAGTGTTTTCGAAGAACCCAACGTTGTTTGTGGGTAGTTTCAGCAAGCATTACCATCCCTTGCAGGTGTACGGATTACTGTCTAACGAACAACCTGCAATGCGCGAAGCAAAGCTGGAAAAAGAAGACCTTGATTCTAGCATACTGACGAAGCTGGAAAATGTACAGAAGAAGTTCGTCGACAAGGGCAATGTAGGAGCACAATTAGTTGTGATATTGTGTATAGCAATTCAAGTTGTCCTCATTACATTCCAGGTTCCAGCACTAGTTGATCAAACGCAGCAGAAAGATTACTTTGGAAATCACGTTAAGGATGAACCACTGTACAGAGGCTTCGTTGGAATAGTCGAGCAGCTGTCCAATGTCTTCAATGCAGTGGTTGAGGTAAATCATAACGTTTCTTTCTGGAAAGAAAAGAATCTAACGCGCATTCCCTGTTACAGAAAGTACCTAAAGGAGCAGTTGTAAATCTAAACAAGAGCGTGCTCAATCGTCTCAATCAAATCGGTGCCGTTCTGGTGGGGTTAGAGGATGCGAAAAAGTAGTGAACCCGTTGTGTCGCTTTGTAGTAATTTATTCGTACTGTAAATACTTAACGTTCTATCATGCAGATTATTTTCTGAGTAATCGTTCGGGAATGTGTAACGGTCGTTTTACGAGGCGATCCTCTTACTTTTCACTTTATCCTCACTCAACTCCAAGGAAGTTTAACGTTTTTGGTAGTTTTGGTAGGCAGTTGCGCGGAATGAAGGTTGGCCAGAAAGCCTTATTCTAAATCAGATTTGTATAAATAAAACTGTGCAGTATTCTACGTTCTACAGCTAGAGCACCCTACATCGATCACAAATCAGGGAGTGTGTCCCTTTTTGTGTGTCGTACTATATAAACTATAATTGGTTTCCATTTTGGTCGCTCTAACGTTTTTCCTGCGAGTCGTGTTTATCGTTCAATTTAAAATGGATTGTTATGTGGATTCGCTTAATTTCCCGCTTCTTTTTGGCACAATCGTTAGACATACAGATGTTACTGTATGCAGCAAAGATCACACGTGCACTCCTCCGCACGTATATACAACCATTTAGCCACTGCTTCCCGAACTATGGGAAGCCGTTCAGCTACGTTTCCCGTTTCAAGACTGGTGAGTATTGTTGTTCTATCGTGTTGTGATACTATTATgctggatgatgatggttggtGAGTGTGATTGAGCTTTCAATCCACTGAAGACCAATCATCCTCAGTCATACAGTCAGTCCATGTCCATGTAGGTGGGGCTAGTGCCATTGCGGTTGAGTGTGGTGTCCACGGTAGGTGAATAGGATTTGTACGTTTTCGAGGAACGTTTGTGCTTGACGGTACAGAACAGTAGCATGGATGATATCAGACCGAACAACTAGAATGGTAAGGGATTATGTAGTAGAGAGGACTTTCACTTGGAAAAATTTCTATCATCCCTACCTGTAGGAAGCCTATTACTAATACAACCGTGCCCACTATGTGAAGTCGCTGTACGAACCACATCTGAAGAATCTGACCGCAGCTCTTATCCCATAGGAGTGCAGGATTTCCAGCTCTGAAAGAAACCAAGCGATACAATTTAGTTGGCACAACTCCCCTGAGAATGTCTCCACTAATGGTGCATACTTTCGGCAGTCGACGTTTGCTAGCTCATCACCAGATCCTTCCGAAAACATTGATCCATACTGAGAGCGACAGCAGGACTGTGGCACCCATCGCTCACTGGGCCAAGCACTGATATCGTACCAATCTTCGTACGATGATACTCCACAGCATTGTAGCTAGGAGTAGAAAGAAGATGAATTGATCAGTAGCTGAAgatttctcatacaaaaaggTTCTACTTACATCCACCTGAAGGTTATCCCAAATAGCAGCAACGGAAGGAGTTAGGAAACCTCCACGATCCGACACATTGTAGTGCTTCTCGATGCCATACTTTAGCTCCTGTGTCAACATACGTCCAATGCCTCCTCGGAACACAAACGCCAACGAACCTAGCAAGAACTCGCTGAGGAACAATAGTACCACCAGTGTGAAGTACTGAAAAACAGATAGTGAAATAGGAAAGTTTGTACGAATTCTTAAGTTGATGTACAATACTCTCACTTTCTTTCTCATctcgcctaaaagtatgcaatcgaCTGCACGGGAGCTTCATGAAGAGTGCTCTAATAACACTGTTCGCATACTTGAAGGCGTTTTGATTGAGAGACCTAATCAAATCGATTTTCATTGATAGAAGTAGTACCCTTTTGGGGAATGGTTTTCCCAAATGCAACTTACAATAACTAGGAAGCATCTTGATTGGAACCAAGACCCACAGCATCCGAAGAACGCGATCACGAAGCTGACCACACCGACCGTTATGAACATGCAGTCAGCGCTGAGTACGGCATGGTCGGGTAGTAGTGTGGCATACCCTGGATAGGCAAAGTGAAGCCACACGCCTATCGCTAGGAATCCACTACCGCAGAGCTTTAATGAGTAAGAAACACCAATAGATTAACATACGGGGAaggtttaataatttaaaggtTATTGCTACCTACCCATATGAGGATATTGAAGGAACAAAATGTCCGCCTTATGCACGTGTAACCAGTACTGCCCATAGTTCTGAAATGAAtacaattgaaaaaataattttgatatATTTATTCACAATAAAGTTTATTCACGTACGATGCATGCATGCCTCAATAGGAAGCCCAATAAATCACAATTCAACCTGCCCGGACAGCGGAAACTCCCCCCTCACAACCTGTCccatgggggggggggggggggggggagaatcATTAACTTTGATGATCCAGATCCTAAACGTGCGGATTCCCATCGTGCATTTGATGCTCCAAAACTACTCTGTCCCCAAGCGGTaggtttttgtatttattcccATCCCATTCCGTACTAATGCACACTGATATGCAAAGCAAACTGCCCTCCCCGAACAGTCTGAAGAGCTTCCTCTACCAAGCGCTTACCCACAGCCTACTGCCATTGTGGCGGATGTGTTCATTATGTTCCGTCATTTGCATACTGATGCGTACTGAATGGGGGAAAAGAAGATACGATCCTCAAGTTCCCCCACTATGGGAAGTCGCACATTCGTTACAAACACGGATACAAAAAGgtttttaaacgttttcttCCAATCACCACCCGCGGGAAGGCCTGAAGATGCCACCCTAGCCGAgggagcttttcttttttccaatgTACAAAGACGCTAAGCCCGAAACAAATGACAAGCCTTCCGAAGGCGAAGGTAACAGATCGGTGAGATATGAATTATGATGGTTGTGCGTTCCACAATGGGCTCAACATTAGCGCCCAATTATGCACCGTTGGGCAGCAAATGGTTTAGGCTTAAATAAAAGGGCCGAAGTATCCGCCGGCTTTTGACAGTTGgactttgttttgcttccgttttttttatttgaatattgGTTTCGTTGGCTGGATGCCGACACAAAAAGGTCGACACACAATAGGTTTGATTTGATATGCCTCTTTTTATGATAATTGATATGGATGCTTACGGGTTTATTAAACCCGCTGAGCTGATTAAAGATATTGGGACATTACATTAATTATGAGAGTTTACGAGTGTGTAATATCACTTCCGCTAAGGGATGTTTTGGTGATGGAATTTTTGACGAAAGTAGCTTTAAAAAACTTTCCTTTAAACTTCATCCAAGAACAGTCTCACCCTAGTATTGTACTTATGACGTTCCAGTGGTAGCTTGAAGCTAGCtttacaaatatttcattcgGCTTAGCTGGTAGCTGTATGTCATATAAACGACGACTTAATTtcaaattatgcaaaaaacatGTTGTTCATCTCTTTTGCCGATtagttaaatatttttcctaaaataatacattattttaaattattagtttGGAGAAAATGTTTTCTCATTTTGCGATCACAGCTATCGAAACATTGACCATCGATTAGAAAAGAGCTTTTACGATAAAAATGTACTCCACCATAGTCTACTCATTATTGAGTCATTTACATAAATAAACCCGCAGAGAAATGCTGACATATTTTTAgcataattgaaataaaatgttccaTTTGAAGTTTCACGTTGGGAAGGCACATCTATGTAACTGTGGCAGTTATTTTGATCTCCTGGCCACCGTGCATATCATTCAACTCATCGCATCTTCGATTAAATACCGTTCCCATCGGTTGGCTCCCAACCATCCAAATGGCCATCAATACCCAAACAATACACAAAACCCTTCACCACTAATTACTCCACTAAGCTGGCCCCTTAATGGAGGGGCAACTCATCGATGAGCCTTTCACAACACAGCCTTTCGTCAAATCGTTACATTTCTTTCCCAATACCCATCGAAAACCCCTCCACACTGTAGCCAATGCTGTGGccgacaaatattttcttgatctttattataaactattattaaactcGTAACCGAAGGAGCAGACCTTTTCACGTTGGCTGTTGGATCCAGACTGAGTTGTGCAGACTGCTAACGCTGCacggtctgtatgtgtgttgtatccgtgaatacaatcccttgcattgttttcagtgCAACTGCTTGCGCAGTTGCGCTTGTAAGGACGGGGAACTGTATTCCAGGaattgctgtcgttgttgggGATTGCGACTGTTCTCTATGTGCTATTGTCCTCTCTTGTTCTCTATGTGCTGATGCGTCTGGGAGTTGTGGCCGGTTCGCCACAATACTCTCCCCTATGTTTTTAAGAACCTGAGTGGGATCCTCACGTGTCGTCCTGAGGATGTAGTGCGAGGTTCCAGTGAAGGTTTACCAGGAATATCTTGCTGTTGTTCGTTATGTACGAATGCTGCTTTAAGACGGTCGATGGATATGGATGAACTTTTTCCGTTGATGTCTactatgaaatatttcttttttcgccgAATGACGCGGTAGGGTCCATCGTAGGGTGGAGTTAAAGGCGGTTTGATGGCTCCGGTTCGAATAAAGACATGTGTGCAGGTTTCCAATGATTTTTGGACAAAAGGTCGCTGTGTAGAATGATGGGAGGTGGAAGTTGGCTTAAGCTTTGCCATTGTCTTTTTTAGATTTTCAACGAAATCTGTTGTTGGCTTGGTGCTGGAGTTTTCGTTGGTGGCAAAGAATTCCCCTGGTAGTCTAAGCGATGTACCGTAGGTTAATTCAGCTGCAGATGCTCCTATGTCGTCTTTGCATGAAGTTCGCATTCCGAGTAATACTATTGGTAATGCTGATGTCCAACTGGGGGTGTTGTGACATTTCAAAGCTGTTTTGAGCTGGCGATGCATGCGTTCTACATGTCCATTTGCTTGAGGATGGTACGGTGTAGTACGCAGATGGTTTATTCCAAGAAGATAGAGAAGTTCTTTGAAGAGTTCGGATTCGAATTGTCTGCCTAAGTCTGTTGTTAGCTTGCTTGGTACGCCAAATCTGGCGATCCAACCGTTGACAAACgcttttgctactgtttcGGCAGTGATATTTGGAATTGGCATAGCCTCGGGCCATCTGGTAAACTTGTCTATTATGGTAAGACAATATTGATTTCCCTCAGATGGTGGCATAGGTCCAATAATGTCCATATGAATGTGTGTGAACCTATTGTCTGGCATGGCTATGTGTTCGATCGGTGATCTGTTGTGACGTATTATCTTCGACTTTTGACATGGAATACAGTGCAttacaaaatgtttgcaatcacgCCGTATTGCTGGCCATACGTATGAGTCGGATACGAGTTTTGTTGTCGATCGAATGCCAGGATGAGATGCACCATGAAACTTTGATATGATCTGCCTGCGAAACTCTTTTGGAATGAAGGGTCTGATTTTCTGGGTGGATATGTCGCAGAAAATTGGTGTCGATGTTAGATGCGTTTGGAATGTCTTTAAGCAAAGCGATGTGTTCGGGTCTGTCAAAAGATGTTGTAACTCTGGATCTGTTCGTTGCTTTACTGCTAGGTCTTCGAAATCTATTGGCTGATTATCGATGGATTCTAAACGGCTTAACATGTCTGCTACTTGATTTTTTGCTCCGGAAATGTGTCTGATGTCCGTGGTGTATTCGCTGATGAAGCTTAAGTGACGTTGTTGAGTTGGACTTGCACGTTCCGGACGTTGTTGGAAAGCTGTAACTAATGGTTTATGATCGGTAAAGATGCAAAACTCACGACCGTCGAGATGATCTTTGAAGTATTTCACAGCTTCGTATATTGCGAGAAGTTCTCGATCGTAAGTGCTGGCTTTCTGTTTGCTTGCGCTTAGCTTACGAGAGAAGTACGCTAGTGGTTGACGTTCATTTTTCCAAATTTGGTGCAATACAGCTCCGATTGCGTTGCCAGATGCGTCTACTTCCAACGCTAATTTGGCATCCGCACAGGGGTGAGCGAGTAGAGTTGCACTAGCTAAATCTTGCTTGCATTGGTGGAAAGCTTTTGTTGTATCTTCGTCCCATGTCAATGGTGTATTGTCGTTGCGAACATTTCCTTGCATCATGTTTTGGAGGATTTGTTGGTTCTTCGCTGCGTGCGGTATGAAGCGACGATAGAAGTTTATGGTTCCCAGGAATCGTTTTAACTGTCTGGCTGTTGTTGGCTG
Protein-coding sequences here:
- the LOC128300822 gene encoding tetraspanin-9, producing MGSTGYTCIRRTFCSFNILIWLCGSGFLAIGVWLHFAYPGYATLLPDHAVLSADCMFITVGVVSFVIAFFGCCGSWFQSRCFLVIYFTLVVLLFLSEFLLGSLAFVFRGGIGRMLTQELKYGIEKHYNVSDRGGFLTPSVAAIWDNLQVDLQCCGVSSYEDWYDISAWPSERWVPQSCCRSQYGSMFSEGSGDELANVDCRKAGNPALLWDKSCGQILQMWFVQRLHIVGTVVLVIGFLQLFGLISSMLLFCTVKHKRSSKTYKSYSPTVDTTLNRNGTSPTYMDMD
- the LOC128304874 gene encoding uncharacterized protein LOC128304874 — encoded protein: MIVRSSAILSIVGAFLLANGAPYGGGHDDGKFRDKKYDEELKQVSKVGNTYVAALEIYDNPPDLDNARKEVDNFPSNIYSKYDNVQHKVKSFFDAEPIIDNIRESDKYGNTGDQFYFITKPLVETTAKVNMFINSVIAAPKKLLDGFKKQANEKLNDVGAGLVGLRR
- the LOC128300823 gene encoding uncharacterized protein LOC128300823; this encodes MEFRLQTSVLLVISILSLVNQFQCFPLPGHNTGEVQAKIQADRELLNTVTYVGNNKVYGLLSNEQPAMREAKLEKEDLDSSILTKLENVQKKFVDKGNVPALVDQTQQKDYFGNHVKDEPLYRGFVGIVEQLSNVFNAVVEKVPKGAVVNLNKSVLNRLNQIGAVLVGLEDAKK